Genomic window (Paenibacillus sp. 37):
GGTCGTTCACCCGCTTATTATATATACGTAAATACTCTGCCAGATCACGACGATCAATACGTGTGTTTTCCGATTGGTCCACCCACTCGGCACGCGCCTGAAGTCCTGATTCCCAGCGAATGTCATACTCGTAAAGGCCACGCGCAGCATCTCTTGAACAGATATAATCTTCTGCAAGTCTTGATCCGCTGCGGATTGCCTCGGTAATACCGTTCATGAGGTCTGCCTCCTATTCTGCTTCAAAGAGCCTTTCTTGATTGTACCGAATTCAAGGCCGCTTCGTCAAAAGAAAGTGATCAAAATACGAAAAAAACCGCCGAACGAGTCGGCGGCATTTAATACATCAATAATAGCATATCGCTTTAATATTCCTATTATACGTAAGGTTCTGCAACCCAGTGACCTTTGGAAACCTCAATCAATTGAGAATTTTCCAGGTTGTACGGATCATTTGCAGGACCGCCAGATCCATTCTGAATCGGGCTCATATGCTCTTCTGGCAGCAAGATGCGACGTTTGTTCGCTTCCACTTCCGGATCAGGTACAGGGATCGCGGAAAGCAATGTTTTGGTGTAAGGGTGGACAGGGTTCGCATACAGTTCTTCACTTTCTGCGAGCTCAACCACTTTACCCATGTACATTACAGCTACACGGTCACTGATATGTTTAACCATTGACAAGTCATGCGCAATAAACAGGTATGTCAAGCCGAGACGTTGCTGAAGTTCTTCAAGCAATTTAACGACCTGCGCCTGAATGGATACATCCAGTGCAGACAATGGCTCATCACAGATGATGAATTTAGGGTCTACAGCAAGTGCACGCGCAATCCCGATCCGTTGTCTTTGACCACCGGAGAATTCATGTGGATAACGAAGTGCATGACTTGGATTCAAACCTACCAGATCAAGCAGTTCCTCCACTCGTCTCTTGCGCTCTTTAGAGCTGGAAGCCAGGCCATGAATATCGAGTGACTCCCCGATAATATCCATAACATTGAAACGCGGGTTAAGAGATGCATATGGATCTTGGAAGATCATCTGCATATCTTTACGCATTTCTTTCATTTTGCGCGGGGACAACTTATAGATATCCGTTCCGTTGAAGTTAACATTTCCGCCAGTTGGCTCATAAAGACGCAGAATGGTACGACCTGTTGTTGATTTACCACAGCCAGACTCGCCTACAACGCCAAGTGTTTCACCTTCAAAGATATCAAAGCTTACGTCATTGACCGCTTTGAGAATGTTACCTTTACCCAAATTAAAGTACTGTTTCA
Coding sequences:
- a CDS encoding ABC transporter ATP-binding protein is translated as MEPILTVKDLSVSFSTRSGEFDAVKHVSFELGKGETLGIVGESGSGKSVTAQTIMKLIPSPPSKVKSGEITFHGQDLLNKTDKQMEAIRGKDIGMIFQDPMTSLNPTIKVGKQITEVLRKHQNMSKQAANKAALEMLELVGIKNAAIRMNHYPHQFSGGMRQRAMIAIALACRPSLLIADEPTTALDVTIQAQILDVMKDMQQKLGTSIMLITHDLGVVAGMCDRVVVMKEGEVVETGTTAEIFSNPQHPYTIKLLNALPRLDEPKKEKAAPAGIIKGSNKPLVQVKNLKQYFNLGKGNILKAVNDVSFDIFEGETLGVVGESGCGKSTTGRTILRLYEPTGGNVNFNGTDIYKLSPRKMKEMRKDMQMIFQDPYASLNPRFNVMDIIGESLDIHGLASSSKERKRRVEELLDLVGLNPSHALRYPHEFSGGQRQRIGIARALAVDPKFIICDEPLSALDVSIQAQVVKLLEELQQRLGLTYLFIAHDLSMVKHISDRVAVMYMGKVVELAESEELYANPVHPYTKTLLSAIPVPDPEVEANKRRILLPEEHMSPIQNGSGGPANDPYNLENSQLIEVSKGHWVAEPYV